One window of the bacterium genome contains the following:
- the umuD gene encoding translesion error-prone DNA polymerase V autoproteolytic subunit has product MLTPDFAAPALHLPLFGDRVAAGFPSPADDHLDNKLDLNEHLVKRPAATFFVRVEGRSMIGAGIHPDDILVVDRSLEASNGNIVVAAVDGELTVKRLHYRRARLFLEPENPDYDPIEITGETDLVVWGVVTSVIHKV; this is encoded by the coding sequence GTGCTGACGCCGGACTTCGCGGCCCCCGCGCTGCACCTGCCCCTGTTCGGCGACCGCGTCGCGGCCGGCTTCCCCTCGCCCGCCGACGACCACCTCGACAACAAGCTCGACCTCAACGAGCACCTGGTGAAGCGCCCCGCCGCCACCTTCTTCGTGCGCGTGGAGGGCCGGTCGATGATCGGCGCCGGCATCCATCCCGACGACATCCTGGTGGTGGACCGCTCGCTCGAGGCGAGCAACGGCAACATCGTCGTGGCGGCCGTCGACGGCGAACTCACGGTCAAGCGCCTGCACTATCGCCGGGCGCGGCTGTTCCTGGAGCCCGAGAACCCCGACTACGACCCCATCGAGATCACCGGCGAGACCGACCTGGTGGTCTGGGGCGTGGTCACCAGCGTCATCCACAAGGTCTAG
- the umuC gene encoding translesion error-prone DNA polymerase V subunit UmuC, producing MSRVFALIDCNNFYVSCERVFDPRLRDVPVVVLSNNDGCVIARSAEAKEMGIPMAAPFFEFRRLAQHKKVKVFSSNYALYGDMSARVMRTLAEFTPRLEIYSIDEAFLDLSGNGRRDLIAYGREIAATVRRATGIPVSVGLGPTKVLAKIANRIAKRNPETGGVLDFTALGPHREAHLAQIDVKDVWGIGRRWSERLRQLGISTALDLREADPHQIRRRLSVVGERIVRELRGTSCLALEDAPPKKQQIMTSRTFGERVTDHRSMREAMGTFTARTAEKLREQRSRARALTVFITTSPFNEREPRYSNSATRALPGATRDSGELIAAAIDALDEIWKPGYRYMKAGVMLLDLVPESHDQGALFAAPQPRSRGRSSSLMDVLDRLNRDLGRGTVRYATEGLRKAWRMKQEHRSPAYTTRWDQLPVVRG from the coding sequence ATGTCGCGCGTCTTCGCCCTGATCGACTGCAACAACTTCTACGTCTCCTGCGAGCGGGTCTTCGATCCCCGCCTGCGGGACGTGCCCGTGGTGGTCCTGTCCAACAACGACGGCTGCGTGATCGCGCGCTCGGCCGAGGCCAAGGAGATGGGCATCCCCATGGCGGCGCCCTTCTTCGAGTTCCGCCGGCTCGCGCAGCACAAGAAAGTGAAGGTCTTCTCCTCCAACTACGCCCTCTACGGGGACATGTCCGCGCGGGTGATGCGCACGCTGGCCGAGTTCACGCCGCGCCTGGAGATCTACTCCATCGACGAGGCTTTCCTGGACCTCAGCGGCAACGGGCGGCGCGACCTGATCGCCTACGGGCGCGAAATCGCCGCGACGGTGCGGCGGGCCACGGGCATCCCCGTCTCGGTGGGCCTGGGGCCGACCAAGGTGCTGGCGAAGATCGCCAACCGCATCGCCAAGCGGAACCCGGAGACCGGCGGCGTGCTGGACTTCACCGCCCTGGGACCCCACCGCGAGGCGCACCTGGCGCAGATCGACGTGAAGGACGTGTGGGGGATCGGCAGACGCTGGTCCGAGAGGCTCAGGCAACTGGGGATCAGCACCGCGCTGGACCTCCGCGAAGCCGACCCCCACCAGATCCGCCGCCGCCTGAGCGTCGTCGGCGAGCGCATCGTGCGCGAGCTGCGCGGCACCTCCTGCCTGGCGCTGGAGGATGCACCACCCAAAAAACAGCAGATCATGACCTCGCGGACCTTCGGCGAGCGCGTCACCGATCACCGGAGCATGCGCGAGGCCATGGGCACCTTCACCGCGCGCACCGCCGAGAAGCTGCGCGAGCAGAGGTCGCGGGCCCGGGCGTTGACGGTCTTCATCACCACCAGCCCCTTCAACGAACGCGAGCCCCGCTACAGCAACAGCGCCACGCGCGCCCTGCCCGGCGCCACCCGCGACTCCGGCGAACTGATCGCCGCCGCCATCGACGCCCTCGACGAGATCTGGAAACCCGGCTACCGTTACATGAAGGCGGGCGTGATGCTGCTGGACCTCGTGCCCGAGAGCCACGACCAGGGCGCCCTCTTCGCCGCGCCGCAGCCGCGGTCGCGCGGCCGCTCCAGCAGCCTGATGGACGTCCTGGACCGCCTGAACCGTGACCTGGGCCGCGGCACGGTGCGCTACGCCACCGAGGGATTGCGCAAGGCGTGGCGCATGAAGCAGGAGCACCGCTCCCCCGCCTACACCACGCGCTGGGACCAGCTGCCGGTGGTGCGGGGGTAG
- a CDS encoding FAD:protein FMN transferase: MGRAHRCIRVAPLLALIAAGGLTAGCSGPDDIHRFEYGVMGTVARGEIYVWDRTETRSPAQLVQATFDSVDVSLSSWRDDSEVGRFNAAPAGTTLTASKWLSTCLRVSDELREVSGGAFDPSAGPLMDLWGSYRRQGRLPTASELDSALALLGGYAHDPFRRTLTKTRAGTRLDLGGIAKGFAVDRAVANLIEFGTSSALIDLGGNVFALGLPEGRDAWRVGVRDPQDPGEILATFTMVNRAAATSGAYERFVEIDGRRYGHVMNPATGRPAEGLLSATAVCRSATLADGLSTTLFVLGPDRAMRLLYEHYPHVDAILIVPAEEAATARILATAGLEGNLSLRPEYRNRYALEFLDF, from the coding sequence ATGGGACGAGCACATCGATGCATACGGGTTGCCCCCCTCCTGGCCCTCATCGCGGCCGGTGGCCTGACGGCGGGCTGCAGCGGCCCCGACGACATCCACCGCTTCGAGTACGGGGTGATGGGCACCGTCGCCCGCGGCGAGATCTACGTCTGGGACCGGACCGAGACGCGTTCGCCGGCGCAGCTGGTGCAGGCGACCTTCGACAGTGTGGACGTGAGCCTGAGTTCCTGGCGCGACGACTCGGAGGTCGGACGCTTCAACGCGGCCCCCGCCGGCACGACGTTGACCGCCTCGAAGTGGTTGAGCACCTGCCTGCGCGTCTCCGACGAGCTGCGCGAGGTCAGCGGCGGCGCCTTCGATCCCAGCGCGGGGCCGCTGATGGACCTGTGGGGCTCCTACCGGCGACAGGGACGCCTGCCCACGGCGAGCGAGCTGGACTCGGCCCTGGCGCTGCTCGGAGGCTACGCGCACGACCCCTTCCGCCGCACCCTGACCAAGACCCGCGCCGGCACCCGCCTGGACCTGGGCGGCATCGCCAAGGGCTTCGCCGTGGACCGGGCCGTCGCCAACCTCATCGAGTTCGGCACCAGCAGCGCCCTGATCGACCTGGGCGGCAACGTCTTCGCCCTGGGCCTGCCCGAGGGCCGCGACGCCTGGCGCGTGGGCGTGCGCGATCCGCAGGACCCCGGCGAGATCCTCGCCACCTTCACCATGGTGAACCGGGCCGCGGCCACCAGCGGCGCCTATGAACGCTTCGTCGAGATCGACGGCCGCCGCTACGGGCACGTCATGAATCCGGCCACCGGGCGTCCCGCCGAGGGATTGCTCAGCGCCACGGCCGTCTGCCGCTCCGCCACGCTGGCGGACGGGCTGTCCACCACCCTCTTCGTCCTGGGACCCGATCGGGCGATGCGCCTCCTGTACGAGCACTATCCCCACGTGGACGCCATCCTGATCGTGCCCGCCGAGGAGGCCGCCACGGCACGGATCCTCGCGACGGCCGGCCTCGAGGGCAACCTGAGCCTGCGTCCGGAATACCGGAACCGCTACGCGCTGGAGTTCCTCGATTTCTGA
- a CDS encoding 2-oxoacid:acceptor oxidoreductase subunit alpha — MSTEVIKQEDVVIRFAGDSGDGMQITGSQFTETTALVGNDLATFPDFPAEIRAPAGTRAGVSGFQIRFSSGDIFTPGDSPDVLVAMNPAALITNYQDLKPGGIVIANTDAFTEKDLAQAKLDTNPLEDGTLSAYRVIKIDISTRVAQALVDSPLNKRDVLRCKNFYTLGLMYWLFSRPTEPTLEWLAQKFAKRPELVEANQMALRAGYNAGNTLELFQGRFTVAPVENVPQGTYRNIMGNEALALGLVAGAELAGLRAFLGSYPITPATDILQYLSTMKGHGVVTAQMEDEIAGICTAIGASYAGMLGITTTSGPGLALKTEALGLAVMTELPLVVVDVQRAGPSTGMPTKVEQADLNQALYGRNSEAPLPVIACSSPADTFDCTVEACRLAVEYMTPVLLLSDNYIANGAEPWRLPDLDAMQPFKVSRAKAGDDFQPYARDERLVRPWAVPGTPGLQHRIGGLEKEHLTGNVSYDPDNHQVMVQYRLDKVLGIRDTIPTPQVGGAESGDMLVIGWGSTYGAIHTAVAKPEKPGQRVGHLHLRHLFPLPNGLAEIFARYEKILVPELNMGQLARYLTSEYPQFRFTAMHKVKGKPFKAAEIRARVTAMLEDRS, encoded by the coding sequence ATGTCGACCGAAGTCATCAAGCAGGAAGACGTGGTGATCCGCTTCGCCGGCGATTCTGGCGACGGCATGCAGATCACCGGCAGCCAGTTCACCGAGACCACGGCGCTGGTCGGCAACGATCTGGCCACCTTCCCCGATTTCCCGGCGGAGATCCGCGCCCCCGCGGGCACGCGCGCCGGCGTCTCGGGCTTCCAGATCCGTTTCAGTTCGGGTGACATCTTCACGCCGGGCGATTCGCCAGACGTGCTGGTGGCCATGAACCCGGCCGCGCTGATCACGAACTACCAGGACCTCAAGCCGGGCGGCATCGTCATCGCCAACACCGATGCCTTCACCGAGAAGGACCTGGCGCAGGCCAAGCTGGATACGAACCCCCTCGAGGACGGGACCCTCAGCGCCTACCGCGTCATCAAGATCGACATCAGCACGCGGGTGGCACAGGCCCTGGTCGACTCGCCCCTGAACAAGCGGGACGTCCTGCGCTGCAAGAACTTCTACACGCTGGGACTGATGTACTGGCTGTTCAGCCGACCCACCGAGCCCACGCTCGAGTGGCTGGCGCAGAAGTTCGCCAAGCGCCCCGAGCTCGTCGAAGCCAACCAGATGGCGCTCCGGGCGGGCTACAACGCCGGCAACACGCTCGAGCTCTTCCAGGGACGCTTCACGGTCGCGCCCGTGGAGAATGTCCCGCAGGGGACCTATCGCAACATCATGGGCAACGAGGCCCTGGCCCTGGGACTCGTCGCCGGCGCCGAACTGGCCGGGCTGCGGGCCTTCCTGGGCTCCTATCCGATCACGCCGGCCACCGACATCCTCCAATACCTGTCCACCATGAAGGGCCACGGCGTGGTCACCGCCCAGATGGAGGACGAAATAGCGGGCATCTGCACCGCCATCGGCGCGTCCTACGCCGGCATGCTCGGCATCACCACCACCTCCGGACCGGGGCTCGCGCTCAAGACCGAGGCCCTCGGGCTCGCGGTGATGACGGAACTCCCGCTGGTGGTCGTCGACGTGCAGCGGGCCGGGCCATCGACAGGCATGCCCACCAAGGTGGAGCAGGCGGACCTCAACCAGGCCCTCTACGGGCGCAACAGCGAGGCGCCCTTGCCGGTCATCGCCTGCTCGTCGCCGGCCGACACCTTCGACTGCACGGTCGAAGCCTGCCGCCTTGCCGTGGAGTACATGACGCCTGTGCTGCTGTTGAGCGACAACTACATCGCCAACGGCGCCGAGCCCTGGCGTCTGCCGGATCTCGACGCGATGCAGCCGTTCAAGGTCAGCCGCGCCAAGGCGGGCGACGACTTCCAGCCCTATGCGCGCGATGAGAGACTCGTGCGCCCCTGGGCCGTGCCGGGCACGCCCGGCCTGCAGCACCGGATCGGCGGCCTGGAGAAGGAGCACCTGACCGGCAACGTCAGCTATGACCCGGACAACCACCAGGTGATGGTCCAGTACCGGTTGGACAAGGTGCTCGGGATCCGGGACACCATCCCCACGCCGCAGGTCGGCGGCGCCGAATCCGGCGACATGCTCGTTATCGGCTGGGGCTCCACCTACGGCGCCATCCACACCGCCGTGGCGAAGCCGGAGAAACCCGGACAGCGGGTGGGGCACCTCCATCTGCGGCACCTCTTTCCGTTGCCAAACGGACTCGCGGAGATCTTCGCCCGCTACGAGAAGATCCTGGTGCCGGAGCTCAACATGGGCCAGCTGGCCAGATACCTGACGAGCGAGTATCCGCAGTTCCGCTTCACGGCGATGCACAAGGTGAAGGGCAAGCCGTTCAAGGCCGCCGAGATCCGGGCGCGCGTCACAGCCATGCTGGAGGACCGGTCATGA